The Halobellus sp. MBLA0158 genome has a window encoding:
- a CDS encoding nucleotide-binding protein — translation MVEAFAVASGKGGTGKTTSTLALGMALAERYDVTVIDADTGMANLLFHAGLDDADVTLHDLLVAERDVPVSEAVYERFGMSVVPCGTSLADFESADPGRLRDVVAELAADADVLLLDSPAALGSKSAVLPIVLADRVVVVLQPTVPSLSDGLKVQEYARSYGTETAGVLFNRVRPDEDVETIADQASRYFGGTALASVPESDAVRAARRAGEPLLAHAPEDPAADAFHEAAAALDVRAGDADGVADRFRSAVVPDRV, via the coding sequence ATGGTCGAGGCGTTCGCCGTCGCCAGCGGGAAGGGCGGCACCGGGAAGACGACGAGCACGCTGGCGCTCGGGATGGCGCTCGCAGAGCGGTACGACGTGACGGTGATCGACGCCGACACCGGGATGGCGAACCTCCTCTTTCACGCCGGCCTCGACGACGCCGACGTCACGCTCCACGACCTCCTGGTCGCCGAGCGCGACGTCCCGGTCTCCGAGGCCGTCTACGAGCGCTTCGGGATGTCGGTCGTCCCCTGCGGGACGAGCCTCGCGGACTTCGAGTCGGCCGACCCGGGTCGGCTCCGGGACGTCGTCGCCGAACTCGCCGCCGACGCCGACGTGCTCCTCCTGGACTCGCCCGCGGCGCTGGGCTCGAAGAGCGCCGTCCTGCCGATCGTCCTCGCCGATCGGGTCGTCGTCGTCCTCCAGCCGACGGTCCCCTCGCTGTCGGACGGGCTCAAGGTCCAGGAGTACGCCCGCTCGTACGGCACCGAGACCGCGGGCGTGCTGTTCAACCGCGTCCGCCCCGACGAGGACGTCGAGACGATCGCCGACCAGGCGAGCCGGTACTTCGGCGGGACGGCACTCGCGAGCGTGCCCGAGAGCGACGCGGTGCGCGCGGCCCGCCGGGCGGGCGAACCCTTGCTCGCACACGCGCCGGAGGACCCAGCCGCCGACGCGTTCCACGAGGCGGCCGCGGCGCTCGACGTCCGCGCGGGCGACGCCGACGGCGTCGCGGACCGCTTCCGGAGCGCGGTCGTGCCCGACCGAGTGTAA
- a CDS encoding ABC transporter substrate-binding protein yields MLHGWTGGDGARAAEALTAAFEEAHPDVGLDMNPIGGGGNQNLDAVVANRLQSNDPPGSFANWPGPNLLRYEGVLGSVDDVWEENNFEEVMVDEAVELHQQNGTFRAVPLGSHRLNCLFYNVSVVEDAGIDVGSLNSVSALIDAFETVQNETDAVPMTHAMSGTWTTTQLWAAVMLGVNGYQSYMDFIEGNGSESDVRAAFESTAEMLENYISDDAASLNLTASNQNIINGNAAFIHQGNWAAGAYRNTEDFAYDEDWGFKTFPGTEGMYTLHFDSFLYPANNPTPQASKTWEAFVGSPEAQIAFNQYKGSIPTRTDVSMDAFGPYLQETAEDFANAEYRPPTLQHGLAVPSETMTQLNEVISSEFTGPYNVDAATQGFLDAVSN; encoded by the coding sequence GTGCTCCACGGCTGGACCGGCGGCGACGGCGCCCGGGCGGCCGAGGCGCTGACCGCGGCCTTCGAGGAGGCCCACCCCGACGTCGGCCTCGACATGAATCCCATCGGCGGCGGCGGGAACCAGAACCTCGACGCGGTCGTCGCCAACCGACTCCAGAGCAACGACCCGCCGGGATCCTTCGCCAACTGGCCCGGCCCGAACCTCCTCCGCTACGAGGGCGTCCTCGGCAGCGTCGACGACGTCTGGGAGGAGAACAACTTCGAGGAGGTGATGGTCGACGAGGCCGTCGAACTCCACCAGCAGAACGGCACCTTCCGGGCCGTCCCGCTCGGCTCCCACCGACTGAACTGCCTGTTCTACAACGTCTCGGTCGTCGAGGACGCCGGCATCGACGTCGGCTCGCTCAACAGCGTCTCGGCGCTGATCGACGCCTTCGAGACGGTCCAAAACGAGACGGACGCGGTCCCGATGACCCACGCGATGTCCGGCACGTGGACGACGACGCAGCTGTGGGCCGCCGTGATGCTCGGCGTGAACGGCTATCAGTCCTATATGGACTTCATCGAGGGCAACGGCTCCGAGAGCGACGTCCGCGCGGCCTTCGAGTCGACCGCGGAGATGCTGGAGAACTACATCTCCGACGACGCGGCCTCGCTGAACCTCACCGCCTCGAACCAGAACATCATCAACGGCAACGCCGCGTTCATCCACCAGGGCAACTGGGCGGCCGGCGCCTACCGCAACACCGAGGACTTCGCCTACGACGAGGACTGGGGCTTCAAGACGTTCCCCGGCACGGAGGGGATGTACACGCTCCACTTCGACTCGTTCCTCTACCCCGCGAACAACCCGACGCCCCAGGCCTCGAAGACCTGGGAGGCGTTCGTCGGCAGTCCGGAGGCCCAGATCGCGTTCAATCAGTACAAGGGCTCGATCCCGACCCGGACCGACGTGAGTATGGACGCGTTCGGTCCGTACCTCCAGGAGACCGCCGAGGACTTCGCCAACGCGGAGTACCGCCCGCCGACGCTCCAGCACGGGCTCGCGGTCCCCTCCGAGACGATGACCCAGCTCAACGAAGTCATCTCCTCGGAGTTCACCGGCCCGTACAACGTCGACGCGGCGACGCAAGGCTTCCTGGACGCGGTCTCGAACTGA
- a CDS encoding carbohydrate ABC transporter permease, whose amino-acid sequence MLDFYRRLYHALSPSSRDGGDGDEVRPDGGVVSDGSSRQPAESDPGPLARLSSALDQRLGSDFLESSVFWLPPFLLMALFVYGAIIWNLLISLTDYQGFANAPDYSDLDFEMYARALADAGFVDAAINTFVLLIAFTVATLLVGLVLAILVDRGIRFENTFRTIYLLPMSLSFVVTAQFWLWMYNYNNGIVNRVIGTVGLGPVSWLGNQGIVLWAIIFALMWQFSGYAMVVYLAGLRAIPTEHYEAAKVDGASTLKMYWRVIIPQLKGATISAAVVLMVFAMKAFDFLYSLVGGYRPPNGSDILATKMVREAYANLNWAYGAAIAIVLFGMALAVIGPYLVYEYRRDNL is encoded by the coding sequence ATGCTGGATTTTTATCGACGGTTGTACCACGCGCTCAGCCCGTCGTCGCGGGACGGCGGTGACGGCGACGAGGTCCGCCCCGACGGCGGCGTCGTGAGCGACGGCTCCTCCCGGCAGCCGGCCGAGTCCGACCCGGGCCCGCTCGCCCGACTCAGTTCGGCGCTCGACCAGCGCCTGGGGAGCGACTTCCTCGAGTCGTCGGTGTTCTGGCTCCCGCCGTTCCTGCTGATGGCGCTTTTCGTCTACGGCGCCATCATCTGGAACCTCCTCATCTCCCTGACCGACTACCAGGGCTTCGCGAACGCCCCCGACTACTCCGACCTCGACTTCGAGATGTACGCCCGGGCGCTCGCGGACGCCGGCTTCGTCGACGCCGCGATCAACACCTTCGTGCTGCTGATCGCGTTCACCGTCGCGACGCTCCTTGTGGGGCTCGTCCTGGCGATCCTCGTCGACAGGGGGATCCGGTTCGAGAACACGTTCCGGACGATCTACCTCCTGCCGATGAGCCTCTCGTTCGTGGTGACCGCGCAGTTCTGGCTGTGGATGTACAACTACAACAACGGGATCGTCAATCGGGTGATCGGCACCGTCGGCCTCGGCCCGGTGAGCTGGCTCGGGAACCAGGGGATCGTCCTCTGGGCGATCATCTTCGCGCTGATGTGGCAGTTCTCGGGGTACGCGATGGTCGTGTACCTCGCGGGGCTGCGCGCGATCCCGACAGAGCACTACGAGGCGGCCAAGGTCGACGGCGCGTCGACGCTGAAGATGTACTGGCGGGTCATCATCCCCCAACTCAAGGGCGCGACGATCAGCGCGGCGGTCGTGCTGATGGTCTTCGCGATGAAGGCCTTCGACTTCCTCTACTCGCTCGTCGGGGGGTACCGCCCGCCGAACGGATCCGACATCCTCGCGACGAAGATGGTCCGCGAGGCCTACGCGAACCTCAACTGGGCCTACGGGGCGGCCATCGCCATCGTCCTCTTCGGGATGGCGCTGGCGGTCATCGGCCCGTATCTCGTCTACGAGTACCGGAGGGACAACCTAT